The following proteins are co-located in the Camelina sativa cultivar DH55 chromosome 12, Cs, whole genome shotgun sequence genome:
- the LOC104731017 gene encoding esterase OVCA2, with the protein MRKPRFLCLHGFRTSGEIMKKQLYKWPKSVIDRLELVFLDAPFPCQGKSDYEGIYDPPYYEWYQYNKEFTEYPNLEKCFEFLEDRVVKLGPFDGLIGFSQGAILSGAILGMQAKGIAFQKVPKIKFVIIIGGAMYKSKKMIENAYSSSLDTLSLHILGEKDFVKHSAIKLTELFKNPVVVHHTKGHIVPRLDDKSLEKVTGFIDTIEHLVMEEDKKNGEKTKSTSIRQIMGRL; encoded by the exons ATGAGGAAACCAAGGTTTTTGTGTCTCCATGGATTTCGTACTAGCGGGGAGATAATGAAGAAACAGCTTTATAAATGGCCTAAATCTGTGATTGATCGATTAGAACTCGTGTTTCTCGACGCACCTTTTCCTTGTCAAGGCAAATCTGATTATGAAGGCATCTATGATCCTCCTTATTACGAGTGGTATCAATATAACAAG gaATTCACAGAGTATCCCAACTTGGAgaaatgttttgagtttttggagGATCGTGTGGTCAAGCTTGGTCCCTTTGATGGTCTCATTGGTTTTTCTCAG gggGCAATTTTGTCTGGGGCTATACTAGGAATGCAAGCCAAG GGGATTGCATTTCAGAAAGTGCCAAAGATCAAGTTTGTCATAATCATTGGAGGAGCTATGTACAAATCCAAGAAGATGATAGAGAATGCATACTCGTCTTCCTTGgacactctctctctccacattttag GAGAGAAAGATTTCGTGAAACATTCTGCAATCAAGCTGACAGAACTCTTCAAGAATCCGGTTGTCGTTCATCATACCAAAGGCCATATCGTCCCGAGGCTTGATGACAAAAGCTTGGAAAAAGTTACGGGGTTCATCGACACCATAGAGCATCTAGTGATGgaggaagacaagaagaatGGTGAAAAAACTAAGAGCACCTCCATTAGACAAATAATGGGGCGTCTTTAG